From the Comamonas sp. lk genome, the window CGCGCGCGCAAAGGCGTCGGCATCCTGTGCCTGCTCGGCCTTATCCAACCACTGCAGTCCGGTCTGAATGGCCTGGGGAGAATGCCCACTGCGCACGCTCTGTGCGGCAGTGCGTGCCAGCAAGCCGCTCATGCGCTCGGCCACGTCCAGCACATGCAGAGTTTCTTGCAGAGTCAAAGACTTGATGGCCGCCCCCTTGTGGCGCAGCACATCGACGATGCCGTCGGCCATCAGACGTTGCATCGCCTCGCGCACCGAATTGCGGCCCACGCCGAACTGCAGGGCCAGATCCACTTCCACCAGACGCTGGCCCGGCACAAAGCGCTGAATTTCCAGGCCATGGACGATGCCAAAAAACACCACGTCGGCTGCACTGAGCGCGGTCTTGGCGCCTGCGTTCGGCGCTTCTTCAGGCATACGGGGGAGGGAAGCTGTGGTCACGTCG encodes:
- a CDS encoding GntR family transcriptional regulator, with the translated sequence MPEEAPNAGAKTALSAADVVFFGIVHGLEIQRFVPGQRLVEVDLALQFGVGRNSVREAMQRLMADGIVDVLRHKGAAIKSLTLQETLHVLDVAERMSGLLARTAAQSVRSGHSPQAIQTGLQWLDKAEQAQDADAFARARRHFYRALLDAAGSRELRRLFPSIQMPIVYAQHRLQGLQKLRLADYHAIAQAVIAGDAAAADAAGMAHVRNVRHAIAPSSSADSA